The following proteins come from a genomic window of Phacochoerus africanus isolate WHEZ1 chromosome 9, ROS_Pafr_v1, whole genome shotgun sequence:
- the LOC125135750 gene encoding uncharacterized protein LOC125135750 has protein sequence MKAAREGNLGALPEACGMDEGREDRTRKPRSKEDAVRGAMCGVERPGTRNRGGKWENSIVPKPTAYGRPNPAADLTRCAFQSPPPLPVLHLPAVGDLSTKPRTLTWPSCWLSRRRSPHPSPALRGGRNGGESRAPYGRQSGLLCDAAESQTETMEGPLVLNRLYWRHGHGRWLPSRPWLLRPPAAGLRSCDRDGPAHKEDTLFTSWLLTENIS, from the coding sequence ATGAAGGCCGCAAGAGAGGGGAACTTGGGAGCTCTTCCCGAAGCCTGTGGAAtggatgaagggagggaggataGAACACGAAAGCCAAGAAGTAAAGAGGATGCAGTCAGAGGGGCAATGTGTGGAGTGGAGAGACCCGGAACGAGGAACCGAGGAGGGAAATGGGAGAATTCCATCGTCCCTAAACCCACTGCTTACGGAAGGCCCAACCCCGCTGCTGACCTGACAAGGTGTGCGTTTCAGAGCCCACCCCCTCTGCCTGTCCTCCACCTGCCAGCGGTGGGCGACTTGTCAACAAAACCCCGAACCCTGACGTGGCCGTCCTGCTGGCTCTCACGGAGGAGGTCTCCCCATCCAAGTCCGGCCCTCCGGGGTGGGAGAAACGGAGGGGAAAGCAGAGCCCCGTACGGGAGGCAGAGCGGCCTCCTCTGCGATGCAGCTGAGAGCCAGACAGAAACAATGGAGGGGCCTCTGGTCCTGAACCGTCTTTACTGGCGCCACGGACACGGCCGTTGGCTTCCCAGTCGTCCGTGGCTGCTGAGGCCCCCAGCAGCAGGGCTGAGGAGCTGCGACAGAGACGGGCCGGCCCACAAAGAGGACACCTTATTTACTAGCTGGCTCTTGACAGAAAACATCAGCTGA